Proteins co-encoded in one Rhodopirellula bahusiensis genomic window:
- the purL gene encoding phosphoribosylformylglycinamidine synthase subunit PurL — MPLWQIDIHPAPGQVDRLGEQTAREIHELGLGDDLLIAAARGYLIQADIDEASASEIASTLLADSITESVVVGHPGKDASQVEADLSEAPETLMELLAERGIESEPHLVHVMPKPGVMDPVAASTQGALADRGVEGSTVKTFRKFWIAGVDEAQLETICRRALSNDSIEAFVIGPLMMDRLDVGSEGEFELVHVPIRELDDAGLEKLSKEGQLYLTLVEMQTIRDHFVELGRDPTDIELESVAQTWSEHCSHKTLAGRIHYKGPGADGTPGGDERQYNNMLKETIFEATQTIRRSLGDDDWCVSVFKDNAGIVTFDEQDHVCFKVETHNHPSALEPYGGANTGIGGVIRDPMGTGMGAKPICNTDVFCFAPPDVSPEELPPGVLHPRRVIQGVVSGVRDYGNRMGIPTVNGAVYFDERYLGNPLVYCGNVGIIPVGMEDKEVKPNDLIVAVGGRTGRDGIHGATFSSAELTSESESLSGGAVQIGNAITEKMVLDVLMQARDRGLYNAVTDCGAGGFSSAVGEMGEELGAEVWLDKAPLKYDGLTYTEIWISEAQERMVLAVPQERWDELRELCESEGVEAAAIGRFVPTGRLQLNFHGQTVGDVAMSFLHDGRPPVIRDAIYEPPQAKPLSIGDRDAAANSETLLKILGSYNVASKHWVIRQYDHEVQAGSVVKPLVGPQCDGPGDAAVVRPKLTSRRGLVISCGMNPHYGDFDTYHMAASAIDEAMRNAVAVGADPSKIAILDNFCWGYTDRAETLGSLVRAAIACQDLAVTLGTPFVSGKDSLNNEFSFFDDNNEKQTIAIPPSLLISAMGQIDDVSKSVTMDAKEAGNVIFLVGDTHRELGGSHYGLVENEPGGAVPEVDAKLAKRTFATVHQAIQSRLVRSCHDLCEGGLAAAAVEMALAGGLGMELDLATVSREQPSNDGVLTAAALSATEVLFSESNTRFLIECAPESADALSKVFADAGISLTRLGQVTDSDKFTVRDGDAVVLETDIATAKSAWQAPLDW, encoded by the coding sequence ATGCCGCTTTGGCAAATCGACATTCATCCTGCTCCCGGTCAAGTTGATCGACTCGGCGAACAAACGGCTCGTGAGATCCATGAACTCGGATTGGGCGACGACCTGCTGATCGCCGCCGCACGAGGATACTTGATCCAAGCCGACATCGACGAAGCTTCTGCCAGCGAAATTGCATCGACTTTGCTGGCCGATTCCATCACCGAATCGGTCGTCGTTGGGCATCCTGGCAAAGACGCTTCGCAGGTCGAAGCGGACTTGTCCGAAGCTCCGGAAACATTGATGGAGTTGTTGGCTGAACGCGGCATCGAATCCGAACCGCACCTGGTGCACGTGATGCCCAAACCCGGCGTGATGGATCCGGTCGCTGCCAGTACACAAGGCGCGCTCGCCGATCGCGGTGTCGAAGGCAGCACCGTCAAGACGTTCCGCAAATTCTGGATCGCCGGCGTCGACGAAGCTCAACTGGAAACGATCTGCCGCCGCGCCCTCTCAAACGATTCCATCGAAGCGTTTGTGATCGGGCCGTTGATGATGGACCGTTTGGATGTCGGATCCGAAGGCGAATTTGAGTTGGTGCACGTGCCGATTCGAGAACTGGACGACGCCGGACTGGAAAAGCTTTCCAAGGAAGGCCAGCTCTACCTGACGCTGGTCGAGATGCAAACCATTCGCGATCACTTCGTCGAACTGGGACGCGACCCAACCGACATCGAACTCGAATCGGTCGCTCAAACTTGGTCGGAACACTGCAGCCACAAAACGTTGGCCGGTCGAATCCACTACAAGGGTCCTGGTGCCGATGGCACGCCCGGCGGTGACGAACGCCAGTACAACAACATGCTCAAAGAAACGATCTTTGAAGCGACCCAAACCATTCGTCGCTCCCTGGGCGATGACGACTGGTGCGTCAGCGTGTTCAAAGACAACGCGGGCATCGTGACGTTCGACGAACAAGACCACGTGTGCTTCAAAGTCGAAACGCACAATCACCCGTCGGCGCTCGAACCTTACGGCGGAGCCAACACCGGAATCGGTGGCGTCATCCGTGACCCAATGGGCACGGGCATGGGAGCCAAACCGATCTGCAACACCGACGTGTTCTGCTTCGCTCCGCCAGACGTCTCGCCCGAAGAATTGCCACCTGGCGTGCTGCATCCACGCCGCGTCATTCAAGGCGTCGTGTCCGGCGTTCGAGATTACGGCAACCGAATGGGAATCCCCACGGTCAACGGCGCGGTCTACTTCGACGAGCGTTATCTCGGCAACCCGCTGGTTTACTGCGGCAACGTCGGCATCATTCCGGTTGGCATGGAAGACAAGGAAGTCAAACCCAATGACTTGATCGTCGCGGTCGGCGGACGCACCGGACGAGACGGAATCCACGGGGCGACGTTCAGCAGTGCGGAACTGACCAGCGAATCCGAATCGCTGTCCGGCGGTGCTGTTCAAATCGGCAACGCGATCACCGAAAAAATGGTCCTCGACGTGCTGATGCAAGCTCGCGATCGCGGCTTGTACAACGCGGTCACTGACTGCGGTGCGGGTGGCTTCAGCAGTGCCGTCGGCGAGATGGGTGAAGAACTCGGCGCCGAAGTTTGGCTCGACAAAGCCCCGCTCAAGTACGACGGTCTGACTTACACCGAAATCTGGATTTCCGAAGCTCAAGAGCGAATGGTCTTGGCCGTTCCACAGGAACGCTGGGACGAACTGCGAGAACTGTGCGAAAGCGAAGGCGTCGAAGCCGCCGCGATCGGTCGCTTTGTTCCAACCGGCCGACTGCAATTGAACTTCCACGGCCAAACGGTCGGCGACGTCGCCATGTCGTTCTTGCACGACGGACGTCCGCCCGTGATTCGCGATGCGATATACGAACCACCTCAAGCCAAACCGTTGTCGATCGGTGATCGCGACGCCGCAGCCAACTCCGAAACCCTGCTGAAAATCCTCGGCAGTTACAACGTCGCCAGCAAGCACTGGGTGATCCGCCAGTACGATCACGAAGTCCAAGCGGGCAGCGTCGTCAAACCTTTGGTCGGCCCACAATGCGATGGACCCGGCGACGCCGCCGTTGTGCGTCCCAAACTGACCAGCCGTCGTGGGCTGGTGATCAGTTGCGGCATGAACCCGCACTACGGCGACTTCGACACGTATCACATGGCCGCTTCGGCGATCGACGAAGCCATGCGAAACGCGGTCGCGGTCGGAGCCGATCCTTCCAAGATCGCGATCCTCGACAACTTCTGCTGGGGATACACCGATCGAGCCGAAACGCTTGGGTCGCTCGTCCGTGCCGCGATCGCTTGCCAAGACCTCGCGGTCACGCTGGGCACGCCCTTCGTCAGTGGCAAAGACAGCTTGAACAACGAGTTCAGCTTCTTCGATGACAACAACGAAAAGCAAACCATCGCGATTCCGCCCAGCCTGCTGATCAGTGCGATGGGCCAGATCGATGACGTCAGCAAATCAGTCACGATGGACGCGAAGGAAGCCGGCAACGTGATCTTCCTGGTCGGCGACACGCATCGTGAACTCGGTGGCTCGCACTACGGCTTGGTCGAAAACGAACCCGGCGGTGCGGTCCCAGAAGTCGACGCGAAACTGGCCAAACGAACGTTCGCGACCGTCCACCAAGCGATCCAGTCACGACTGGTCCGCTCGTGCCACGACCTTTGCGAAGGTGGCTTGGCGGCCGCCGCGGTCGAAATGGCATTGGCTGGCGGATTGGGAATGGAACTCGACCTCGCGACCGTTTCTCGCGAGCAACCCTCCAACGACGGTGTGCTCACCGCGGCGGCATTGTCGGCAACGGAAGTTCTGTTCAGCGAATCAAATACACGATTCCTGATCGAATGTGCCCCCGAATCAGCCGACGCCCTGTCCAAGGTCTTCGCGGACGCGGGCATCAGCCTGACACGTCTGGGACAAGTCACCGATTCCGACAAATTCACCGTCCGTGACGGTGACGCCGTGGTGCTGGAGACCGACATCGCAACCGCGAAATCGGCCTGGCAAGCACCTTTGGATTGGTGA
- a CDS encoding DUF1559 family PulG-like putative transporter gives MPNFSSPAARAHATLSHRSTAGSSQRNAFTLVELLVVIAIIGVLVGLLLPAVQAAREAARRMSCQNNLHQMGIALHNYHGIFNQLPSGWLADDIDHHEPGWGWAAAITPQIESGNIYDTIQFGMAIEEDENQQARESSIPAYMCPSDTLETLFFIAESHGDGHGHEHDHASSTDDDDDDHDDEHEHGHNVDDGDEFLFKIAKSNYAGVFGTFDIHEDMYHGDGLFYGNSRHRFRDVLDGLSQTVMVGERNSRLGGSIWQGLIPEANAAASRIVGAADHTPNSDVGHFEDFSSYHAAGAQFVLSDGSVRMLSQFIDLEVYHALVTRANYEVIEADSF, from the coding sequence ATGCCAAACTTCTCCTCCCCCGCTGCACGTGCGCACGCGACCCTAAGCCATCGTTCGACTGCCGGATCCTCGCAGCGAAACGCATTCACACTCGTTGAATTACTAGTCGTCATCGCGATCATCGGTGTCCTCGTTGGCCTGCTGCTTCCCGCCGTCCAAGCGGCCCGCGAAGCTGCCCGCCGGATGTCTTGCCAAAACAACTTGCATCAAATGGGCATCGCCCTGCACAACTACCACGGCATCTTCAATCAGTTGCCCAGCGGTTGGCTGGCCGACGACATCGACCACCACGAACCCGGCTGGGGCTGGGCCGCCGCGATCACGCCGCAAATTGAAAGCGGAAACATCTACGACACCATCCAATTCGGAATGGCCATCGAAGAAGACGAGAACCAACAAGCTCGCGAATCATCGATCCCTGCCTACATGTGCCCCAGCGATACACTCGAAACGCTGTTCTTCATCGCCGAATCTCATGGTGACGGCCATGGACATGAACACGATCACGCGAGCTCAACGGACGACGATGACGACGACCACGACGATGAACACGAGCACGGCCACAACGTCGATGATGGCGACGAGTTTCTTTTCAAGATTGCAAAGAGCAACTACGCCGGCGTGTTCGGGACGTTTGATATCCACGAAGACATGTATCACGGCGATGGGCTGTTCTACGGCAATAGCCGACACCGCTTTCGCGACGTCTTGGACGGCCTTAGCCAGACTGTGATGGTCGGCGAACGGAACAGTCGATTGGGCGGTTCGATTTGGCAGGGATTAATCCCCGAAGCCAACGCTGCGGCCTCGCGAATCGTTGGTGCCGCCGACCACACGCCAAACAGCGATGTTGGTCACTTTGAAGACTTCAGCAGCTATCACGCTGCCGGTGCCCAATTCGTCCTGAGTGACGGTTCGGTGCGAATGCTTTCGCAGTTCATCGACCTAGAGGTCTACCACGCGTTGGTGACCCGAGCCAATTACGAAGTCATCGAAGCCGACTCCTTCTGA
- a CDS encoding 5-formyltetrahydrofolate cyclo-ligase, with protein sequence MPAFDPMNAEQQRLAARKEEIRTAAHAARREQADKDILSRAITDVVMQLPVYQSAQCVMWYIDVRSEVRTRHALQPAIRSGKRIIVPFCVDGELELFHLESMQELSEGAYGILEPRVELRHEASKRVAATDLDLILVPGVGFDRRGGRVGHGKGYYDKLLRSVRRDTALVAIAFECQMFDAIPMQPHDIFMDMVVTEQQICQRIE encoded by the coding sequence ATGCCGGCTTTCGATCCGATGAATGCTGAGCAACAAAGGCTGGCGGCACGCAAGGAGGAGATTCGAACGGCCGCGCACGCAGCCCGTCGCGAACAAGCTGACAAAGACATCCTGAGTCGAGCGATCACCGACGTTGTCATGCAGTTGCCGGTCTATCAATCGGCTCAATGCGTGATGTGGTACATCGACGTCCGATCCGAAGTTCGGACTCGGCACGCTTTGCAGCCAGCGATCCGAAGTGGCAAACGCATCATCGTTCCTTTTTGCGTCGACGGCGAACTGGAGCTCTTTCATTTGGAATCGATGCAAGAGCTTTCCGAAGGAGCGTATGGGATTTTGGAACCTCGCGTTGAACTGCGACACGAGGCGTCCAAGCGAGTCGCTGCGACTGATTTGGATCTGATTTTGGTTCCCGGCGTTGGCTTTGATCGACGGGGAGGCCGTGTCGGACATGGCAAAGGTTACTACGACAAATTGCTTCGAAGTGTCCGTCGCGATACCGCGTTGGTTGCAATCGCTTTCGAGTGCCAAATGTTCGACGCGATCCCGATGCAGCCTCATGACATCTTCATGGACATGGTCGTCACCGAGCAGCAGATCTGCCAGCGCATCGAATGA
- a CDS encoding rhamnulokinase, producing MPAAEPSSSEVQFSGPVHLAVDVGASSGRVIAGGVNDGRLELVETGRFVNRPLKVQDAMLWNHLQLWQDIQDGLRDAALRAQSSWTQATIASVGVDTWGVSFGFVDPRDQIAGPVWHYRDARHRGMADKICEIVPRETIFEETGMQFMDINSLCQLIAAKQNGDSVFETAESFLMMGDLFHWLLSGERSIEASNASTTQLLNPATQSWSTKLLDGFGLPHKWFAEPTPAGTTIGNVQSSVAIETGLHDVPVILPATHDTASAVLAVPAEGFAPASPDWCYISSGTWSLMGVEIPQPNVSPLCAELNFTNEGGVRGSTRLLQNIGGLWIYQQIRAALDRQGDAPSWAEMTQAAAGAEPFALLVNPDDPALVAPDNMIDAICGLAGRTGQRVPTDNGVLFRGALEGLALRYRMCLQHLESLTQSHIKTIHIVGGGSLNALLCQMTADACGRCVVAGPVEATAIGNILMQMIGSGSLHSIDEARQLVRHSFPTQTYEPQLTDRWDEPAAKFATFFE from the coding sequence ATGCCAGCTGCTGAGCCATCCTCCAGCGAAGTTCAGTTTTCCGGTCCTGTTCACTTGGCGGTTGATGTTGGGGCATCCAGCGGTCGGGTGATCGCTGGCGGAGTGAACGACGGTCGACTCGAGCTCGTCGAAACGGGACGGTTTGTGAATCGGCCGCTGAAGGTCCAGGACGCGATGCTGTGGAATCACCTGCAGTTGTGGCAGGACATTCAGGACGGGCTTAGGGATGCCGCATTGAGAGCTCAGTCGAGCTGGACACAGGCGACGATCGCTTCCGTCGGGGTGGATACCTGGGGCGTCAGTTTTGGCTTCGTCGATCCGCGCGACCAAATCGCTGGTCCGGTTTGGCACTACCGCGACGCCCGCCACCGCGGGATGGCCGACAAGATCTGCGAGATTGTTCCTCGCGAAACGATCTTTGAAGAGACCGGCATGCAGTTCATGGACATCAACTCACTGTGTCAGTTGATTGCGGCCAAGCAGAATGGCGACTCGGTTTTCGAAACGGCAGAATCATTCTTGATGATGGGCGACCTGTTTCATTGGTTGTTGTCGGGAGAGCGATCGATCGAAGCGAGCAACGCTTCCACGACTCAGTTGCTCAATCCGGCAACGCAAAGTTGGTCAACGAAGTTGTTGGACGGATTCGGGTTGCCCCACAAATGGTTTGCGGAGCCCACGCCTGCCGGAACAACGATCGGCAATGTCCAGTCCAGCGTCGCGATCGAAACCGGCTTGCACGATGTGCCGGTGATCTTGCCGGCGACCCACGACACAGCATCGGCGGTGCTGGCCGTTCCCGCAGAAGGCTTTGCACCGGCGTCACCGGATTGGTGTTACATCAGTTCGGGGACGTGGTCTTTGATGGGAGTCGAGATTCCGCAGCCGAACGTTTCGCCTTTGTGCGCGGAGTTGAACTTCACCAACGAAGGTGGAGTCCGAGGAAGCACGCGATTGCTGCAGAACATCGGCGGGCTGTGGATCTACCAGCAGATTCGGGCGGCACTGGATCGTCAAGGCGACGCACCGTCGTGGGCCGAGATGACTCAGGCCGCTGCCGGCGCCGAACCGTTCGCCTTGTTGGTCAATCCAGATGATCCCGCTCTTGTCGCGCCGGACAACATGATCGATGCCATCTGCGGATTGGCTGGTCGGACCGGTCAACGAGTTCCTACGGACAACGGTGTCTTGTTCCGCGGCGCCTTGGAAGGGCTGGCACTTCGCTATCGAATGTGTTTGCAGCATCTGGAATCACTGACTCAATCGCACATCAAGACTATCCATATCGTGGGCGGCGGTTCACTCAACGCGTTGCTTTGTCAGATGACCGCCGACGCTTGCGGCCGCTGTGTTGTTGCCGGTCCGGTCGAAGCGACCGCGATCGGGAACATCTTGATGCAAATGATCGGAAGCGGTTCATTGCATTCGATCGATGAGGCTCGCCAATTGGTGCGACACAGTTTCCCGACGCAAACCTACGAGCCTCAGCTGACAGATCGCTGGGACGAACCCGCGGCCAAGTTCGCGACTTTCTTCGAGTGA
- the rpoB gene encoding DNA-directed RNA polymerase subunit beta, translating into MATTTQRRLEPTSIRKFGTGLGQFDLPDLTALQTVSYAAFLQEDAASNARKDHGLESVLREIFPIASYDGNTTLEYLYYELGKPRYTIQECRQLRLTYGRPLRIWLRLNREEPIEEEVYLGDLPIMLGGGEFIINGAERVVVSQLHRSPGVDFVLEQDTTTDRKLPSCRVIPERGSWIEVNVTKKDALTVRIDQSGKFAATMLLRAMDPKYSTDADLLSAFYETGTIKVNGGKDSTKIENKIAVDDVVYPSGHERAGEIIVEAGYKITTELSETICNAGVTSVEAMDLPKVPLIFNTLADDNTASHEEALLRIYQRLRPGNPPQLEKARTLFQEKFYDDNRYRLGKVGRFRLNRKLDLGVEETVMTLRPDDMIAAIRYLIDLFDADSGAEIDDIDHLGNRRLRTIDELASEELRKGFLKLRRTVQERMSVKDAQDMTPRSLINPKSVSAAIDFFFGRGELSQVVDQTNPLSQLAHERRLSALGPGGLNRKRAGFEVRDVHISHYGRICPIETPEGTNIGLISSLAIYAGVDDYGFLCTPFRKVIDGKISDETVWLRADEEGESYVAPADTEVKDGALVPGPNMIARFRSDFEIVMPEQVSFMDVAPAQMVGVSAGLIPFLEHDDANRALMGSNMQRQAVPLLVTEPPIVGTGMEREVAKNSAMVVRARRAGKVTYADATRIEIGSDHYPLKKYQGLNERTCQNQKPLITVGDKVEKGQIIADGAATQKGELALGRNVLVGFMSFDGFNYEDAIIISEELVRNDTYTSIHIEDFDVEIRETKLGREEFTRDIPNVSEKALRNLDDTGIVQTGTYVKPGDILVGKVSPKSKTELTPEEKLLHAIFGRAGEDVKNDSLEVPSGIEGIVIDTQKFSRRMSLGEDERKAFERELKQHETEGNEEIASTFESLVRDMEEASGVKFKDSTGTPLADGQDPKFVAERATSFRLELVLEQIEDEEQRKAAEKIHQTQWQNVEQAIDERDRKLNSMKRGDELRSGVLQMVKIYIATKRTISVGDKMAGRHGNKGVIAKILPIEDMPFLPDGTPIQIMLNPLGVPSRMNVGQILETHLGWAGAKLGFQALTPIFDGASESEINDCLAEAGLPAHGKIRLTDGRTGEPMEQETTVGYIYMLKLHHLVDDKVHARSTGPYSLITQQPLGGKARFGGQRFGEMEVWALEAYGAAYILQELLTVKSDDVEGRTKIYESMVKGENTLEAGTPASFDVLTNEIRGLALNMQLEKRPI; encoded by the coding sequence ATGGCAACTACGACTCAGCGTCGCCTCGAACCCACCTCGATTCGCAAATTCGGAACCGGCCTCGGCCAATTCGATTTGCCTGACCTGACCGCCCTGCAAACAGTGTCCTACGCGGCATTCTTGCAAGAAGATGCGGCCAGCAACGCTCGCAAAGATCACGGGCTGGAGTCCGTGTTGAGGGAGATCTTCCCGATCGCCAGTTACGACGGGAACACGACGCTGGAGTACCTGTACTACGAGCTGGGGAAACCTCGCTACACCATTCAGGAATGCCGTCAGCTGCGTTTGACTTATGGTCGTCCGCTGCGAATTTGGTTGCGTCTGAACCGCGAAGAGCCAATCGAAGAGGAAGTCTATCTGGGCGACCTGCCGATCATGCTGGGCGGTGGTGAATTCATCATCAACGGTGCCGAGCGTGTGGTCGTTTCGCAGTTGCACCGCAGCCCCGGTGTCGACTTCGTTCTGGAACAAGACACGACGACCGATCGCAAATTGCCATCGTGCCGCGTGATTCCTGAACGAGGATCCTGGATCGAAGTCAACGTCACCAAGAAAGACGCGTTGACCGTTCGCATTGACCAAAGCGGCAAGTTCGCCGCGACAATGTTGCTGCGTGCGATGGATCCGAAGTACAGCACCGATGCGGATTTGCTGTCGGCGTTCTACGAAACCGGCACCATCAAGGTGAACGGTGGCAAGGACTCGACCAAGATCGAAAACAAGATCGCCGTCGACGATGTCGTTTACCCAAGCGGCCACGAGCGTGCGGGTGAAATCATCGTGGAAGCTGGCTACAAAATCACCACCGAGCTATCGGAAACGATTTGCAACGCTGGCGTGACTTCGGTCGAAGCAATGGACCTGCCAAAGGTTCCTTTGATCTTTAACACCCTTGCTGACGACAACACCGCCAGCCACGAAGAAGCCTTGCTGCGGATCTACCAACGTCTGCGTCCAGGCAACCCGCCTCAATTGGAAAAAGCTCGCACGCTGTTCCAAGAGAAGTTCTACGACGACAACCGTTACCGTCTCGGTAAAGTCGGCCGCTTCCGCCTGAATCGAAAACTCGACCTGGGCGTCGAAGAGACCGTGATGACGTTGCGTCCTGACGACATGATCGCCGCGATCCGCTATCTGATCGACTTGTTCGATGCGGACAGCGGTGCCGAGATCGACGACATTGACCACCTTGGCAACCGTCGTTTGCGAACGATTGACGAACTGGCCAGCGAAGAACTCCGCAAGGGATTCTTGAAACTGCGTCGTACGGTTCAAGAACGCATGAGTGTTAAAGACGCTCAAGACATGACGCCTCGTTCTTTGATCAACCCCAAAAGCGTTTCGGCAGCGATCGATTTCTTCTTCGGTCGTGGCGAACTCTCCCAGGTCGTTGACCAGACGAACCCGCTGTCGCAGTTGGCTCACGAACGTCGCCTGTCAGCACTCGGCCCTGGTGGTTTGAACCGGAAACGTGCGGGCTTCGAAGTTCGCGACGTGCACATTTCTCACTACGGTCGTATCTGCCCGATTGAGACTCCCGAAGGCACGAACATTGGTCTGATCAGCTCGTTGGCAATTTATGCCGGCGTCGATGATTACGGATTCCTTTGCACACCGTTCCGCAAAGTGATCGACGGCAAGATCAGCGACGAAACCGTTTGGTTGCGTGCCGATGAAGAAGGCGAATCTTACGTCGCACCTGCCGACACCGAAGTCAAAGACGGTGCGTTGGTCCCCGGCCCTAACATGATCGCCCGGTTCCGCAGTGACTTCGAAATCGTGATGCCAGAGCAAGTGTCCTTCATGGACGTCGCTCCCGCACAGATGGTCGGTGTCTCGGCTGGGCTGATTCCGTTCCTTGAGCACGATGATGCAAACCGTGCTTTGATGGGATCGAACATGCAGCGGCAAGCGGTGCCATTGTTGGTCACCGAGCCGCCAATTGTCGGTACCGGAATGGAACGTGAAGTCGCCAAGAACAGTGCGATGGTCGTGCGTGCTCGCCGTGCGGGCAAAGTGACTTACGCCGATGCGACTCGCATCGAAATCGGCAGCGATCACTACCCGTTGAAGAAGTACCAAGGACTCAACGAACGGACCTGCCAAAACCAAAAGCCACTCATCACCGTGGGTGACAAGGTCGAAAAGGGCCAAATCATCGCCGATGGTGCCGCCACCCAAAAAGGTGAACTGGCTCTCGGACGAAACGTTTTGGTCGGCTTCATGTCGTTCGACGGATTCAACTACGAGGATGCGATCATCATCAGCGAAGAGCTGGTGCGAAATGACACGTACACCTCGATCCACATCGAAGACTTCGACGTCGAAATTCGCGAAACCAAACTCGGTCGCGAAGAATTCACGCGAGACATCCCGAACGTTTCCGAGAAAGCTCTTCGCAACTTGGATGACACCGGGATCGTTCAGACCGGCACTTATGTGAAGCCTGGTGACATCCTGGTCGGCAAGGTTTCGCCAAAGAGCAAGACCGAACTGACACCGGAAGAAAAGTTGCTTCACGCTATCTTCGGTCGGGCCGGTGAAGATGTGAAAAACGATTCGCTGGAAGTGCCATCGGGCATCGAAGGCATCGTCATCGACACGCAGAAATTCAGCCGCCGAATGAGCCTTGGCGAAGACGAACGGAAGGCATTCGAACGTGAACTGAAGCAACACGAGACGGAAGGCAACGAAGAAATTGCCAGCACGTTTGAGTCGTTGGTTCGTGACATGGAAGAAGCTTCCGGAGTCAAGTTCAAGGATTCGACTGGCACGCCACTCGCCGACGGGCAAGACCCCAAGTTCGTCGCCGAACGTGCGACCAGCTTCCGCTTGGAACTCGTCCTCGAACAGATCGAAGACGAAGAACAACGCAAGGCTGCTGAGAAGATTCACCAAACGCAGTGGCAAAACGTCGAGCAAGCCATCGACGAACGCGATCGCAAGCTGAACAGCATGAAACGTGGCGATGAACTTCGCTCCGGTGTGCTGCAAATGGTCAAGATTTACATCGCGACCAAGCGAACGATCAGCGTCGGTGACAAGATGGCCGGCCGCCACGGGAACAAGGGTGTGATCGCGAAGATCCTTCCGATCGAAGACATGCCGTTCTTGCCCGATGGAACGCCAATTCAGATCATGCTCAACCCGCTGGGAGTTCCCAGCCGGATGAACGTGGGACAGATTTTGGAAACTCACCTCGGTTGGGCGGGAGCTAAGCTTGGATTCCAAGCTCTCACGCCAATCTTCGACGGTGCCAGCGAATCGGAAATCAACGACTGCTTGGCCGAAGCTGGTTTGCCAGCCCACGGGAAGATTCGTTTGACGGACGGTCGTACCGGTGAGCCGATGGAACAGGAAACAACGGTTGGCTACATCTATATGTTGAAGCTTCACCACTTGGTCGACGACAAGGTCCACGCACGCAGCACCGGACCATACTCGTTGATCACGCAGCAACCGCTCGGCGGCAAGGCTCGCTTCGGCGGCCAACGCTTCGGCGAGATGGAAGTTTGGGCGTTGGAGGCATACGGTGCCGCTTACATCCTGCAAGAATTGCTGACGGTGAAATCCGACGATGTGGAAGGTCGAACCAAGATCTACGAATCGATGGTCAAGGGAGAAAACACCCTCGAAGCCGGTACACCTGCCAGCTTCGACGTGTTGACCAACGAAATTCGTGGTCTGGCCCTGAACATGCAACTCGAGAAACGGCCGATCTAA